One window of the Triticum dicoccoides isolate Atlit2015 ecotype Zavitan chromosome 3B, WEW_v2.0, whole genome shotgun sequence genome contains the following:
- the LOC119274360 gene encoding protein DETOXIFICATION 42-like isoform X2, whose product MGEGTAPPLEENRKRRWRGGDQRRRRIDVGRGGGAEETSGDGASTCIDVRDKEASQSAGWCQRCVAWEPPWSRCSSPPQSVSRHHQEATGGLRRRLPPPASAILASAFARKDHSKAKATAYRVLQLGLILGLLLGLLLGVGLRTGSRLFTEAQGVLNHIYVTTPFVALTQSINALGFVFDGVNYGASDFAYASYSLILVAVVSIACIVTLASYSGFVGIWIALSIYMCIRMFAGLWRIGTPSRTWAFLRS is encoded by the exons CAGCGGCGACGGCGCATCGACGTAGGAAGAGGAGGTGGCGCGGAGGAGACCAGCGGCGACGGCGCATCGACGTGCATCGACGTGCGCGACAAGGAGGCGAGCCAGAGCGCGGGCTGGTGTCAGCGCTGCGTCGCCTGGGAGCCACCGTGGAGCAGGTGCTCTTCTCCTCCCCAATCCGTGAGCCGTCACCACCAAGAAGCAACGGGGGGACTGCGCCGCCGCTTACCTCCACCCGCCTCA GCTATACTTGCAAGTGCATTTGCTCGTAAGGACCATTCGAAGGCCAAGGCCACAGCTTACCGCGTACTGCAG CTCGGATTGATCTTGGGGCTTCTCCTGGGCCTACTTCTTGGAGTTGGCCTCCGTACAGGTTCTAGATTATTTACAGAAGCCCAGGGTGTACTGAATCATATCTACGTGACGACGCCG TTTGTTGCTCTCACTCAATCAATCAACGCTTTAGGTTTTGTTTTCGACGGTGTCAATTATGGAGCATCAGATTTTGCATATGCTTCTTATTCATTG ATACTTGTGGCTGTTGTCAGCATCGCTTGCATTGTCACCCTCGCCAGTTATAGTGGTTTTGTTGGAATCTGGATAGCCTTGTCCATCTACATGTGCATACGCATGTTTGCAGGATTATGGAG GATTGGGACTCCTAGCAGGACATGGGCTTTCCTTCGCAGTTGA
- the LOC119274360 gene encoding protein DETOXIFICATION 42-like isoform X1 codes for MGEGTAPPLEENRKRRWRGGDQRRRRIDVGRGGGAEETSGDGASTCIDVRDKEASQSAGWCQRCVAWEPPWSRCSSPPQSVSRHHQEATGGLRRRLPPPASAILASAFARKDHSKAKATAYRVLQLGLILGLLLGLLLGVGLRTGSRLFTEAQGVLNHIYVTTPLMFVALTQSINALGFVFDGVNYGASDFAYASYSLILVAVVSIACIVTLASYSGFVGIWIALSIYMCIRMFAGLWRIGTPSRTWAFLRS; via the exons CAGCGGCGACGGCGCATCGACGTAGGAAGAGGAGGTGGCGCGGAGGAGACCAGCGGCGACGGCGCATCGACGTGCATCGACGTGCGCGACAAGGAGGCGAGCCAGAGCGCGGGCTGGTGTCAGCGCTGCGTCGCCTGGGAGCCACCGTGGAGCAGGTGCTCTTCTCCTCCCCAATCCGTGAGCCGTCACCACCAAGAAGCAACGGGGGGACTGCGCCGCCGCTTACCTCCACCCGCCTCA GCTATACTTGCAAGTGCATTTGCTCGTAAGGACCATTCGAAGGCCAAGGCCACAGCTTACCGCGTACTGCAG CTCGGATTGATCTTGGGGCTTCTCCTGGGCCTACTTCTTGGAGTTGGCCTCCGTACAGGTTCTAGATTATTTACAGAAGCCCAGGGTGTACTGAATCATATCTACGTGACGACGCCG CTCATG TTTGTTGCTCTCACTCAATCAATCAACGCTTTAGGTTTTGTTTTCGACGGTGTCAATTATGGAGCATCAGATTTTGCATATGCTTCTTATTCATTG ATACTTGTGGCTGTTGTCAGCATCGCTTGCATTGTCACCCTCGCCAGTTATAGTGGTTTTGTTGGAATCTGGATAGCCTTGTCCATCTACATGTGCATACGCATGTTTGCAGGATTATGGAG GATTGGGACTCCTAGCAGGACATGGGCTTTCCTTCGCAGTTGA